One stretch of Lucilia cuprina isolate Lc7/37 chromosome 6, ASM2204524v1, whole genome shotgun sequence DNA includes these proteins:
- the LOC124420980 gene encoding uncharacterized protein LOC124420980, with the protein MFGTIWISVRNSRNQNINNQRINRRYLRDSTNCMELTDERSVKYQYFKRYFLMHMIFFNACDSTNCMELTDERFVANFRVSKEVFLMLLQEMEPKMKMPYRNTHIPGHIKLATFLSFVATGGNQNCVGNEVTSSISKSKVSVIINECLNIFDNYLCPKWINLEKSANEESETKECFYRTGGIPSVIGRVDGTHVRIKSPGDDLKHL; encoded by the exons atgtttGGAACAATTTGGATATCAGTGAGAAATTCtagaaatcaaaatataaataatcaaCGCATTAACAGGAGGTATTTGCGTGATTCTACTAATTGCATGGAACTTACAGATGAACGGTCagttaaatatcaatatttcaagagatattttttaatgcatatgatattttttaatgcatGTGATTCTACTAATTGCATGGAACTTACAGATGAACG GTTTGTGGCCAATTTTCGAGTAAGTAAAGAAGTATTTCTCATGTTGCTACAAGAAATGGAGCCAAAGATGAAAATGCCATATCGAAACACCCACATTCCTGGTCATATTAAGCTAGCAACATTCTTGTCGTTTGTTGCTACTGGGGGTAACCAAAATTGTGTCGGAAATGAAGTAACATCTTCGATTTCAAAGTCAAAGGTCTCCGTTATAATTAATGAGTGTCTCAATATATTTGATAATTATTTATGTCCGAAATGGATTAATTTGGAAAAGTCGGCCAATGAAGAAAGCGAAACAAAAGAATGTTTTTATAGAACTGGTGGTATACCCAGCGTAATCGGACGTGTTGATGGAACGCATGTCCGAATTAAATCCCCGGGAGACGACTTAAAACATCTTTAG